ATTTTCCATGCTTAGCACACCGGCATGGCTAGGAAAcatcaataattgtttttattaaatctatGTTACTGAGTTTTATGCTCACTATGTTGAGGGTGATGTTTTTCATGTAACAGGTAAACATTGAAAGTCTGAGGAGTATCCAGATTTGTTCACCAGTCCTTCAATGTCATGAGTCAGAACCGGATCACGTCTTGAGTCTAGATTAGAGTCATAGTTTAATTAAGTCTCActtaaaagttgttttaaatttgtaagtatttagatatttatgaattaaaaattccAATTTTATTTCCATTgtgtatatttttgtttcattcaTGTTAAAAATTAGACGTTATAATCTTCAAGAGTAGGACTTGGATACTTAGAAGGACCGTCAACTGTAGAATCATCATGCAAAATAGAAATTTCATCTAGGTGtaagttgtaaaataaaaattgttataacatGGCACAAAAGCTAACGGAGCATAATCATTATAGAAATCAACAGAGACATATGAATTGCACTTATAATTATGGAATTTTggatttgaaatataaattctACTAGTTGGAGCTGAACAGATGTACCCTTTATGATTAGAACTATAGTATAAGAAGATACATTGCTGAGATCTAAATTGCAACATGTATTTATTATAAGGTCTCAAATAGGAATAGAAAGTACAATCAGGGAGTTTAAAACAGTATAATTACGCATTGATTGAAGAGATTATGTAAAGGAGAACAATTATTAAGAATTGGATTCGGTATTCTATTTATAATGTAGACACGAGTATGGAAAGTTTTACCATAGTAGTGCAAAGGCATTGATGCATTTGTTTATGAGTATAAGGGCTACTTATGCTATGAGAAACGTCAGTGAAAGTGAAAAGTTTTGGAAACGCTACATAACTATTAAGTGTTTCTAAGTTTGCTAAAGATAATAGTGTAAACTTTGAATTTCATCATAACTGTTGTTGTTTTGAATATCAGGTCACTAATAACACTTTTCTTGTTGGCAAAATTATATGGATATCTCCTTGACAAACGGCAAACCATTAAAATATATggatatcaaaaaaaaaaaaaaaaaaagattagttTTGGTTCGCACCAAATTCTCTGACCTTGTTTGTCTCATCTTCCTATCCTATGAAACATAAATTGAGTTTAGCTGTGCCATAATTTTTCGagtttttcaattcacaacaccAACCTCAAACTACATAATTTGAtcataaaacaaagaatttGAAAAGGAATGCCAcataattaagtaattaatcgACTAGGCCAAGGGTCTTCCACATCTCCTCTCTCTACTACTTCTTCATACAATACTTAAATACAAAGTTTCATAGCTACAAAGTATAGGAATTGTAGGGGATGAAAAGTACATAAACTTACAACCAAAAACTTAGAACAAATCCTAGAATCACTAATATCAGCCATTTCTGAGCAGTCACTTGGTACGAAGAAGCCGCATTGTTGCACAAATTAAACCCATACCACGTATCTCGGGGAATGAACGTGTTGTAATAGAAAGTAACAGGCCTGCCGCTATAACCGTTGATTTTCACACTTTCAGGTATCCAACCATTTGAGCCAGATCTATATAGGTACACATAGCATATCTGATATGCGCATGGACCGTTTATCTGAAACGTATCTGAAGAACAGCTCTCAAATGTACCTGAAGATGGATCATCCAGTCTTGGTGCATATATCTGATAG
The genomic region above belongs to Cicer arietinum cultivar CDC Frontier isolate Library 1 chromosome 4, Cicar.CDCFrontier_v2.0, whole genome shotgun sequence and contains:
- the LOC101495111 gene encoding embryo-specific protein ATS3B, whose translation is MMKEILLLVLLSLAFRTTFSVSESQSVALLPHHADELFNISYIQMKNVGSCSYLVVISTSCSSPRYTTDQISIAFGDAYGNQIYAPRLDDPSSGTFESCSSDTFQINGPCAYQICYVYLYRSGSNGWIPESVKINGYSGRPVTFYYNTFIPRDTWYGFNLCNNAASSYQVTAQKWLILVILGFVLSFWL